A region of the Pseudonocardia cypriaca genome:
CCGCATCAGCATCGGGACGGTGACCAGCAGGTATGCGATGTAGATCATGATGATGGCGACGCTGGTGACCGCGGTGAACACCTCGGGCGTCCCGATGTTGCTGATCAGGATCAGCAGGGCGAGAACCCCGATGAGGATCGACGGGATGACCGGCGTCTTGTGCACCGGGTCGATCTTGGCGAGCTGCGCACCCGCGGGCAGGGCGTTGTCGCGGGCCATCGCGAACATCAGCCGGATCGCGGCGGTGTGCACGGCGAGCGCGCACACGGTGATCGCGATCGCGATGCAGACGAGGAACACGATGCCGACCGGGCCGCCGAGCACCTGGAGAAGGATCAGCTGACCGCCGCCGGACTTCTCCCCGTACGCCGGGTCGCCCAGGTCGGGGGCGGCGAGGATCAGCAGGAGCAGGATCAGCCCGCCGATGATGAACGACGCGACGACGGCGCGCAGGATGGCCGACGGCGCGGTTCGCCGCGGGTCGACGGTCTCCTCGCCGAGGGAGCTCGCGGTGTCGAACCCGTACATGACGTAGGCCGAGGCGAGTGCGGCGACGAGGAACACCCCGAAGTAACCCCCGGGCATGCCTTCGCCCAGGCCCTGGGTGTCGAACAGCACCGACGGCGGGTTCACGATGTTGAACGCGAGCAGCACGATGATCAGCACAGCCGCGATCAGCTCGATGAACACACCTGCGCTGTTGATCCGCGACATCAGCTTGACGCCGATCGCGTTGATCACGGTGGTGAACACGATCAGCAACCCGCCGAGGATGGCGGCGTTGACGGCGGCGTCGTTCGCGTCGGCCGCGTCACCGACGAACTGGAAACCGGACCAGATCTGCGGCAGCACCAGCTGGTAGGCCAGCACGACGGCGGTGATCGTGACGATCGACGCCGTGAGCATCATCCAGCCGGCCATCCACGACGTCGTCCCGCCGGCGAGGCGCTTGGACCAGTTGTAGACCGATCCAGCCACCGGGTACCGGCCGGCGAGCTCGGCGAACGACAGCGCGACCATGAACTGGCCGGCGAAGACCAGCGGCCACGACCACCAGTAGGCCGCGCCACCGGTGCCGAAGCCGAAGTAGAAGAGCTGGAACGTGCCGGTCAGGATCGAGATGTAGCTGACTCCGGCCGCGAAGCTGGCGAACTTGCCGATACTGCGGTCGAGCGTCTGGGAGTAGCCGAACTCGGCCATCCCGTCGTCACCGGTGCGGTGCTCCGTCGTACTCATCGCCCACCTCCACGTCGGACCGATCAGCTCACGAACCACCGCGCCGGAGCCGGCTCAGTGTTGTGCCAGATGTGCTTGTGCTCCTGGTACTCGGCGAGCCCGGTGGGGCCGAGCTCGCGCCCGTTGCCGGAGCGCTTCATGCCGCCCCACTCCGCGGCGGGCACGTACGGGCCGAAATCGTTGATCCACACCGTGCCGTGCCGCAACGCGCGGGCCACCCGCTCGGCGCGCCCGGCGTCACCGGTCCAGACCCCGCCGGACAGGCCGTACTCGGTGTCGTTGCCGAGGGCGATCGCTTCCTCCTCGGTGCGGAAGCGCTCGACGGTGAGGATCGGGCCGAACGTCTCCTCGCGGATCACCCGCATCCCCCGGTGCACGTCGGCGAAGACCGTCGGCCGGTAGAAGAAGCCCTTCTGCAGGTCGGGCTCCTCGGGCCGGTGCCCGCCCGCGACCAGCCGGGCGCCCTCGTCGTGCGCCGATGCGACGAAGTCCTCGATCTTGGTGCGCTGGGCCGCCGAGACGAGCGGCCCGGACTCGGTGCCCTCGTCCAGGCCGTTGCCGAGCCGGATCCGCTCGGCGCGCCTGCCGATCTCGGCGACGAGGTCATCGTGCAGCGCGTCCTCCACGATCAGCCGGGCGCCCGCCGAGCAGACCTGACCGGCGTGCAGGAAGACCGCGGTGACGGCGTTGTCGACGACGGTCTCGAAGTCCCCGTCGGTCCTGACGCTGTCGGCGAAGACGATGTTGGGGTTCTTGCCGCCCAGCTCCACCGCCACCCGCTTCACGGTGGATGCGCCCGCCCGCACGATCGCCTGGCCGGTGGCGAGGCCGCCGGTGAAGCTGACCATGTCGACGCCCGGGTGCTCGGTGAGCGGCGCGCCGACGGACCGACCGTCCCCGAGCAGGATGTTGACCACCCCCTGCGGGGCACCCGCCTCCTCCAGCAGCCGGACGAGCAGGACGGACGTGAGCGGCGTGACCTCGCTCGGCTTGATCACGATGGTGTTGCCGGCCGCCAGCGCGGGCGCGACCTTCCAGGACAGCTGCAGCAGCGGGTAGTTCCACGGCGTGATCAGCACGCAGACGCCGACCGGCTCGTGCACGACCCGGCTCACGACGGCCGGTTTCCCGGTGTCGACGAGCCGGCCCGAGTCCTTGTCGGCGAGGTCGGCGTAGTAGCGGAAGACCGCGGTGACGTCGTCGACGTCGATGCGGCTCTCGACCAGCGTCTTGCCCGTGTCGAGGGTCTCGGTGCGGGCGATCTCTTCCTTGTCGCGCACCAGGAGGTCCGCGACCCGGCGCAGCAGCGCGGCCCGCTCGGCGGCGGGGGTGCGCGGCCATGGGCCGGTGTCGAAGGCCCTGCGGGCCGCGGCCACCGCGCGCTCGACGTCATCGGGGCCCGCCTGGTCGACGGCCTCGATCACGCTCGCGTCGAATGGGTTGACGACCTCGTCGCTGCCACCGGACCCGGACGTCCAGGTCCCGTCGATGTAGAGGGTGGGCACGCGCTGATCGTCCTCTGGAACCGCGGCCCGTCAAGGGGAAGCGGCTTTCCCGCCGTCAGTTCGGCGGACGCGGCGCCAATGGGCGGGCTGCACCTGCCGCCAGCAGGCCCAACAGGAGCGCTCCCAGCACGACGAACAGGGCCCGCAGGATGCCGGCGTGCTCACCGAGCAGGCCGATCAGGGGCGGCCCCGCGATGAAGGCGGTGTAGCCGATCGAGCTGACCACCGACACGCGGGCGGCCGCGCGGGCCGGGTCGTCGGCCGCGGCGCTCATGCCGACGGGGAAGCCCAGCGAGGCCCCGACCCCCCAGAGCAGGGCCCCGCTGAGCGCGACCGGGACGGACCCACCGAGCAGCATCAGCAGGAGCCCGGCCAACGCGATGACGGCGGTGGCCCGTACCACCGCGACCCGCCCGTAGCGCTCCAGTGCCGTGCCGCCGATCATCCGGCCGGCCGTCATCGCGGCCACGAAGAACCCGAAGGCGATGGCGCCGAGCGTCTCGCTCGTGCCGTGGCCGTCGACCATTGCGATGGCGACCCAGTCGTTGGCCGAGCCCTCGGTGAACGCGAAGGCGAGCACCATCAGCCCGACGACGAGCGTGCGCGGCTCCCGCCACGCGGTGAGCACGCCCGACCCGGCCGCGGTCTGCTCGGGGGTGGCCTCGGGTACCGGCAGGAACCGCCGCACGGCCACGGCGACGACGATCGGGAGCAGCACCACGATGCCGATCAGCTGCACGGGCAGCGGGATGCCGAGCGCGGCACAGGCCGCGCCGATCCCCGCACCGGCCACGGTGCCCAGGCTGAACCCCGCGTGCAGCCGGGGCATGAGGGAGCGGCCGAGCCTGCGCTCGACGTCGGCGCCCTCGACGTTCATCGCCACGTCCCACACCCCGGTGCCGAGCCCGGAGAAGACCAGGCCGACCGCCGCGACGGGCACGAGCCCGACGAACATGCCGACGGCGAGCAGCGCGAGCCCGAGCGTCATCGACAGCGAACCGGCGAGCACCGCCCGGCCCGGCCCGAGGCGGTGCACGATCGGGCCGGACAGCGGCAGCCCGGCGACCGCGCCTCCCGACATGCAGAGCAGCAGCAGGCCGAGCTGGGCGGTGGACAGGTCGAGCGAGTCGCGCAGCGCCGGCGTGCGCGCGATGAACGACGAGAACGCGAGACCCGCGGCGACGAAGGCGACGACCACGGCCGTGCGCGCCCTCAGCAGCTGAGCGGAGGGCAGCGCCCCTGTCGTCGTCACATCGGCTCCCGTCGTCGTATCGAATCGATTCGACGACCAGGCTACGTGACACGGGCGGCGGGCTCAACCTGGCACCGCCGTGCCGCTACCGTTCCGGGCGTGTCCACCCGCCCGACGCTCGCCGCCGTCGCGGCGCACGCCGGCGTGTCCCCGTCGACCGCGTCGCTCGCGTTCGCCGACAGCCCCCGCGTCGCCCCCGCCACCCGCGAACGCGTGCTCGCGGCGGCCGCCGAGCTCGGCTACGGGGGCCCCGACCCCATCGCGGCCTCGCTGCGCCGCGGCCGCAGCGGCGTCGTGGGCGCGTTCATCGGCGAGCGGCTGCTCTACGCCTTCCGCGACCCGGTGGCGCTCCAGCTGCTCGACGGCATCAGCGAGGTGCTCAGCTCGCACGACGTGGGACTGCTCCTGCTCGCAGGCGACGTCGGGCGCCCCTCCACCAACCAGATCGCGCGCATCCCGCTCGACGCGGCCATCTTCGCCACGTGCGGGCTCGAGGACGACCCGGCGCTGGAGCTGCTGCGGGCCCGCGGCGTGCCGATAGTGGCGGTGGAGGGCCCGGCCGTCGACGGCGTAGCGATGGTCGACATCGACGACCGCCGCGGCACCCGCGAGCTCGCGCAGCACCTGTACGACCTCGGCCACCGCCGGGTGGAGATCATCGCGATGCCGCTGCGACTCGACGGCACCCAGGGCCCGGTCACCCCGCAGCGGCGCGCGCGGTCGCACTACCGCGACGTGCGGCACCGCATCGAGGGCGTGGAGGACGTCTTCGGACCGGTCCCGATCTACGAGACCTCGAGCAACGCCGTGGACGAGGGCGCCGCCGCCGCGCGCATCCTGCTCGACGTGCCCGCCGACCGCCGGCCGACCGCGATCATCGCCCAGAGCGACGTGCTCGCCGCCGGCGTGCTGCAGGGCTCGGCCGAGCTGGGGCTGCGGGTGCCGGACGACCTGTCCGTCGGCGGCTTCGACGGCGCGGAGCTGCACTGGCTCGCCCCGACCCGGCTCACGACGGTGGTCCAGCCGAGCGAGGAGAAGGGCCGGGCGGCGGCCAGGGCCGCGATGGATCTCGTGGACGGCGCCGAACCGGTGAGCATCATGCTGCCGGTCGCGCTGCGGATCGGTACCACGAGCGGACGCGCTCCATCCTCCGATCGGTCGGCCTCCCGGTAGGACCGGCGGTTGGCGGGAATCCCGACAGCATGGTCGTCCGCGTGCTGATCGTCGATCGACAGCCGATGTTCCGCCGCGGCCTCGAAGAGGCGCTGCCGGCGGCCAGCGACGGCGGGGTGCGTGTCGTGGCGGGCACCGACCGCGCCGACTCCGCCGGGATGCTGGTGCGGCGCCACCAGCCCGACATCGCACTCGTCGACCTCGAGCTCGACCCGCCCGGCCCGCTCGCCGCACTCGCCGCCATGCGCCAGGTGCAGCCGCGCCTGCCGATCCTCGCGCTCGCCAGGAACGTCCCGGCCTTCCAGGGCGCCCTCGAGTTCCTCGGCGCAGGCGCGAGCGGCGTGCTGGTGCGGACCCGCGCCCCCGCCGGGCTGGTCCCGTCGCTGCTCGCCGCCGCCGGTGCCGCGACCCGGCCGCAGGCCCCGCCGACCGGACCGCAGCTCACCGGCAAGGAACGGCACCTGTGGAGCCTCATCGCGGGAGGCGCCAGCACCGCCCAGATCGCACGGGCCCTGCACGTCTCGGAGCGCACCGTGAAGCGGCTCACGGCGGGCCTGCTGCGCACCCTCGGCGTGGCGAACCGGACCGAGGCGGCCGCGCTCGCCGGCCGCGCCGGGCTGCTGGACGAGCGCCCGCCGGTGCAGCGCACGGCGCCACGCCCATAGGCCGACCGGCAGCGTGCCGTGCGGTCATGCTCACACTGGTCTTAACTCCGGCGCGAATTGCTGCATACCGTCGCCTTGTATACGTCTGATCTCCGGACCTCCGGAGATGTGCCGGAAGGATCCTCGTGCCCTTCGTCCCGCCCGCCGCCTTCACCACCCGTCCCACGCTGCAGGGCACCTTCGGGATGTCCGCAACCACGCACTGGCTCGCCACCGCCACCGCGCAGTCCGTGCTGGAGCGCGGCGGCAACGCCTTCGACGCGGCGACGGCGGCCGGGTTCGTGCTGCACGTCGTCGAGCCGCACCTCAACGGCCCGGGCGGCGACCTGACCGGGGTGTTCGCGACGGCGTCCGACCCGAACCCGCAGGTCCTCATGGGCCAGGGCCCGGCTCCGGCGGGCGCGACGATCGCGCACTACCGCGGTGAGGGCCTCGACCTGGTGCCGGGCGCGGGCGGGCTCGCCACCGCGGTGCCCGGCTCGGTGGACGCGTGGCTCCTGCTGCTCGCCGAGCACGGCACCTGGGAGCTCGCGGACGTCCTCGCCTACGCGATCGGCTACGCCCGCGACGGCCACCCCCTCGTCGGGCGGGTGGGCAGCACGATCGAGACCGTCGCGCAGCTGTTCACCGAGCACTGGCCGACGTCGGCGCAGCTCTGGATGCCGAACGGGCGGCCGCCGCGCGCGGGCGAGATCGTCCGCCTCCCGGCCTACGCCCGCACCCTGGAACGGCTCCTGGAGGCCGGCTCGGGCTCCTCCGACCGGCGGGGGCGGATCGAGGCGGCCCGGCGGGAGTGGAAGGAGGGGCTCGTCGCCAGGGAGGCCACCGAGTTCCTGCGCACCCCGCACCGGCACTCGTCCGGCACCGACCACGCGGCCGTGATCGACGTGGCCGACTTCGCGGCGTTCTCCGCGTCGTTCGAGCCCGCCGTCACGGCCGAGTTCCGCGGAACGACGATCGCCAAGACCGGCGCGTGGGGCCAGGGCCCCGTCCTGCTGCAGGCCCTTCTGATCCTCGACGGGCTGCCCGACGAGGCCCTCGACCCGTCCACCGCAGAGGGCGCCCACCACGTCCTGGAAGCGCTCAAGCTCGCCCTCGCCGACCGCGACGCCCACTACGGCGACGGGATCCCCGACGGCGTGCTGGATGCGCTGCTCTCACCCGAGTACGCGCGGGAGCGCCGGGAGCTGATCGGCAAGGACGCCTCGCACGAGTTCCGGCCGGGCCGTCCCGGCGGGCAGGAGCCGTTCCTGCCCCCGCTCGTCACGGAACCGGCGGAGGGCGCCGCGGCGGGCGTCGGAGAGCCCACCGTCGTGCTGTCCGGGGAGACCCGCGGCGACACCTGCCACGTCGACGTCGTCGACCGGTGGGGGAACATCGTCGCCGTCACGCCGTCCGGGGGCTGGCTGCAGTCCTCGCCCACGATCCCGGAGCTGGGCTTCTGCCTCGGCTCCCGGCTGCAGATGACGTGGCTGGAGGAGGGCGCGCCGTCCACGCTCAGGCCCGGCGAGCGCCCGCGCACCACGCTCACCCCGACGCTGCTGCTGCGCGACGGGAAGCCGGCGGGCGCGCTGGGCTCCCCCGGCGGTGACCAGCAGGACCAGTGGCAGCTGCTCTACCTGCTCCGCACGCTCGTCGGCGGGTACTCGCCGCAGCAGGCCATCGACGCCCCCGCCCTGCACACCACCTCGATGCCCGGGTCCTTCTGGCCGCGCACGTGGACGCCGGGTGGCGCGGTGGTCGAGGACCGCCTCGGCGACGACGTGATCGGCGACCTGGAGCGGCGCGGGCACGCGGTCACGCGGGCCGGCGACTGGGAGCTCGGGCGACTCTCCAGCGTCGGGCGCGACCCGGAGACCGGCGTGCTCACCGCCGCGGCCAACCCGCGCGGCGCCCAGGGGTACGCCGCGGGCCGCTAAGGGGCCCGCCCGCCCCACCCCTCGAGGTGCTCGAGGAGCGCCGTTGCGGCCGGCACGAGCCGGTCCCGGCGGTGCACGACGCCGGCGGTCCAGGTGGGTGCGTGCCGGGCGATGGCGACCGTGGGCAGGTCCGGGAACCCGGCGGCGAGTGCGGACGGGACGATCGTCACGCCGAGATCCGCCCGGACCAGCTCGGCCGCGGTGAGGATGTCGTTCGTCTCGAACACGGCGGCCCGCTCCACCCCCGCGGCGCGGAAGGCGCGGTCGACCGCCTGCCGCACCGCCCAGCCGGGCACGAAGTCGACGAAGGGGTTGCGCGCCAGCTCCGACAGGCTCACGGCGGTGTCCGGCAGGTTCGAGCTCGGGCCCACGAGCGCGACCATGCGGTCCCGCACCAGCTCGACGCTCACCAGCCCGCGCCGCCGTCCGGTCAGCGCGACGACGGCCAGGTCGATCGTTCCCTCCCGGACCGCGTCGACGATCTCGTCGGCGGGTGCCTGGCGCAGCCGCACCACCACCCCGGGATGCGCGCGGCGCATCGCGCCGATCGCGCGGGGCAGCCCGCCCAGCAGGCCCTGCATGACGCCCAGCGTGACCTGGCCGCGCAGCACACCCCGTGCCGCGTCGACGGCGGTGTGCACCTGGTCGACGGCGGACAGGGCCATCCGCGCCGCGGCCACGAACGCCTCTCCGGCCGCGGTCGGCACCACGCGGTGGGTGGTGCGGTCGAACAGCGGAGCGCCGAGCTCCCGCTCGACCGCGCGGACCGTGGCCGAGACCGCCGACTGCACCAGCCGCAGCCGCCTGCCGGCAGCCGAGAACCCCCCTGCCTCGGCCACCGCGACGACCACCTGCATCTGCCGGAGCTCCACGACACCCATCTTCGATGGAGATGACTGCGATCGCCAACGATCGCGCCGGCAGGGGAAGCCGAGGTAGTCGGACCAGGTTGGAAGATGGGTGCAGACCTCGTACGCCCCGCCACCGGCGCCTCCCGCGAGCCGCCGTCACGGCCGCGGCTTCTGGCTGATCGCCTACCTGTTCACGGTCACGATGGCCTCGTCGACGCTGCCGACCCCGCTGTACCCGCTCTACCAGCGCGAGGACGGCTTCGGCGCGCTGATGGTCACCGTGGTGTTCGCGACGTACGCGGTCGGCGTGCTCGCCGCGCTGTTCCTCGGCGGGCACATCTCGGACTGGGTCGGCCGCAGGCGGATGCTCGTGCTCGGCCTGCTGGTCGGCATCGTCTCCAGCGCGACCTTCGCCCTCTCGACCGCACTGCCCGCGCTCCTCGCCGGCAGGCTGCTCTCCGGGGTGAGCGTGGGCCTCATCACCGCGACCGCCACCGCCCACCTCGCCGACCTCGACGGCCGCGCGCGTCCCGGCCAGGGCCTCCGGCGTGCCGAGGTGGTGGCCACCGCGGCCAACCTGGGCGGCCTCGGCCTCGGCCCGTTGGTCTCGGGCCTGCTCGCCGAGCTCACGAGCTCGCCGCTGCGCGTCCCGTACGTGGTGTCGGTGGTGCTGCTCGCCATCGGGCTGGCCGCGCTCGCGGTCGTCCCCGAGACGGTTGAGCGGCCCGACCCGATGCCGGCCTACCGCCCGCAGCGCACCGGCGTGGCGCCCGAGCACCGGAGCACGTTCGTCGGTGCCGCTACCGCCTCTGTCGTGGCGTTCGCGGTCTTCGGCCTGTTCACCTCGCTGGCCCCCCTCGTGCTGACCACGCTGTTCGACAGCGGCAGCCGCGTCATGGCCGGCCTCGCCGCGCTGCTGGTGTTCGGCTCGGCGGCCGCGGCCCAGATCCCGCTGCACCGGGTCGCCGCGCACCGGCAGCTGGTCACCGGCCTCGCGGTCATGGCTGTCGGCGTGGTCGTCCTCGTCCTCGCGGTGCACCTGGCCGTGCTCGCGCTGTTCCTCGCAGGTGGTGCCCTCGCAGGCGCAGGCGCGGGCATCACGTTCAAGGGCAGCATGTCCACCGTGCTCGCCACGGCGGCGGAAAACCGGCGCGGCGAGTCGGTTGCCGCGCTCTTCCTGTCCGCGTACGTCGGGCTCACCGTGCCGGTCCTCGGACTGGGGTTCGCCGCCCAGAGCCTCCCGGTGACGGTCGCGCTGTACGCGTTCGCCGCCGTGCTGCTGCTCGCGCTGGCGTTCGCCGGGTGGCGCACGGTCACCGCGCGGGCGCGATGATGGAGTCATGACGGACGGGATCGACCCCACGGTTGCGCCGAGCGGCGCGGGCTGCACCGAGTGCGACGAGCTGGGCGGCTGGTGGGTGCACCTGCGCAGGTGCGCCCAGTGCGGCCACGTCGGCTGCTGCGACACCTCCCCCGCCCAGCACGCCACCGCGCACTTCCACGCCACCGGCCACCCGCTCGTGCGCAGCTTCGAGCCGGGCGAGAGCTGGTACTGGGACTACCGCACCGACACGATGCTGGACGGCCCCGAGCTGCCGGAACCGCAGCACCGCCCGGTGGATCAGTCGGTGCCAGGGCCCGCGGAGCGGGTCCCGGCGGACTGGCGCGCTCACATCCACTAGCGGCATCGGGGGTCAGCTGGGGAGGATCTTCCCCGTGGAACCCCTTCGGATCGGAGTCCTCGGCGCTGCACGCATCGCCGTCAACGCCATCGTCGCCCCAGCCCAGCTCACCGGGGCCCGGCTGGTCGCCGTCGCGGCGCGCGACCGCGGCCGGGCCGACGCGTTCGCCGCCGAGCACGGCGTGGAGCGGGTGCTCGGCTCCTAC
Encoded here:
- a CDS encoding MFS transporter, producing MQTSYAPPPAPPASRRHGRGFWLIAYLFTVTMASSTLPTPLYPLYQREDGFGALMVTVVFATYAVGVLAALFLGGHISDWVGRRRMLVLGLLVGIVSSATFALSTALPALLAGRLLSGVSVGLITATATAHLADLDGRARPGQGLRRAEVVATAANLGGLGLGPLVSGLLAELTSSPLRVPYVVSVVLLAIGLAALAVVPETVERPDPMPAYRPQRTGVAPEHRSTFVGAATASVVAFAVFGLFTSLAPLVLTTLFDSGSRVMAGLAALLVFGSAAAAQIPLHRVAAHRQLVTGLAVMAVGVVVLVLAVHLAVLALFLAGGALAGAGAGITFKGSMSTVLATAAENRRGESVAALFLSAYVGLTVPVLGLGFAAQSLPVTVALYAFAAVLLLALAFAGWRTVTARAR
- a CDS encoding gamma-glutamyltransferase family protein; translation: MSATTHWLATATAQSVLERGGNAFDAATAAGFVLHVVEPHLNGPGGDLTGVFATASDPNPQVLMGQGPAPAGATIAHYRGEGLDLVPGAGGLATAVPGSVDAWLLLLAEHGTWELADVLAYAIGYARDGHPLVGRVGSTIETVAQLFTEHWPTSAQLWMPNGRPPRAGEIVRLPAYARTLERLLEAGSGSSDRRGRIEAARREWKEGLVAREATEFLRTPHRHSSGTDHAAVIDVADFAAFSASFEPAVTAEFRGTTIAKTGAWGQGPVLLQALLILDGLPDEALDPSTAEGAHHVLEALKLALADRDAHYGDGIPDGVLDALLSPEYARERRELIGKDASHEFRPGRPGGQEPFLPPLVTEPAEGAAAGVGEPTVVLSGETRGDTCHVDVVDRWGNIVAVTPSGGWLQSSPTIPELGFCLGSRLQMTWLEEGAPSTLRPGERPRTTLTPTLLLRDGKPAGALGSPGGDQQDQWQLLYLLRTLVGGYSPQQAIDAPALHTTSMPGSFWPRTWTPGGAVVEDRLGDDVIGDLERRGHAVTRAGDWELGRLSSVGRDPETGVLTAAANPRGAQGYAAGR
- a CDS encoding substrate-binding domain-containing protein, which codes for MSTRPTLAAVAAHAGVSPSTASLAFADSPRVAPATRERVLAAAAELGYGGPDPIAASLRRGRSGVVGAFIGERLLYAFRDPVALQLLDGISEVLSSHDVGLLLLAGDVGRPSTNQIARIPLDAAIFATCGLEDDPALELLRARGVPIVAVEGPAVDGVAMVDIDDRRGTRELAQHLYDLGHRRVEIIAMPLRLDGTQGPVTPQRRARSHYRDVRHRIEGVEDVFGPVPIYETSSNAVDEGAAAARILLDVPADRRPTAIIAQSDVLAAGVLQGSAELGLRVPDDLSVGGFDGAELHWLAPTRLTTVVQPSEEKGRAAARAAMDLVDGAEPVSIMLPVALRIGTTSGRAPSSDRSASR
- a CDS encoding response regulator transcription factor — its product is MLIVDRQPMFRRGLEEALPAASDGGVRVVAGTDRADSAGMLVRRHQPDIALVDLELDPPGPLAALAAMRQVQPRLPILALARNVPAFQGALEFLGAGASGVLVRTRAPAGLVPSLLAAAGAATRPQAPPTGPQLTGKERHLWSLIAGGASTAQIARALHVSERTVKRLTAGLLRTLGVANRTEAAALAGRAGLLDERPPVQRTAPRP
- a CDS encoding UBP-type zinc finger domain-containing protein, with the protein product MTDGIDPTVAPSGAGCTECDELGGWWVHLRRCAQCGHVGCCDTSPAQHATAHFHATGHPLVRSFEPGESWYWDYRTDTMLDGPELPEPQHRPVDQSVPGPAERVPADWRAHIH
- a CDS encoding APC family permease; protein product: MSTTEHRTGDDGMAEFGYSQTLDRSIGKFASFAAGVSYISILTGTFQLFYFGFGTGGAAYWWSWPLVFAGQFMVALSFAELAGRYPVAGSVYNWSKRLAGGTTSWMAGWMMLTASIVTITAVVLAYQLVLPQIWSGFQFVGDAADANDAAVNAAILGGLLIVFTTVINAIGVKLMSRINSAGVFIELIAAVLIIVLLAFNIVNPPSVLFDTQGLGEGMPGGYFGVFLVAALASAYVMYGFDTASSLGEETVDPRRTAPSAILRAVVASFIIGGLILLLLILAAPDLGDPAYGEKSGGGQLILLQVLGGPVGIVFLVCIAIAITVCALAVHTAAIRLMFAMARDNALPAGAQLAKIDPVHKTPVIPSILIGVLALLILISNIGTPEVFTAVTSVAIIMIYIAYLLVTVPMLMRRLRGEWPDEAGRATGYFSLGRFGIVVNVLAVVWGVAMSINLAWPREEVYGAGWLAWSAFIFIGVIALAGLIWYLLRGRHQVGTLPEHMAQQLEEAHEADPTLPSPDARPDGSQA
- a CDS encoding MFS transporter, with translation MTTTGALPSAQLLRARTAVVVAFVAAGLAFSSFIARTPALRDSLDLSTAQLGLLLLCMSGGAVAGLPLSGPIVHRLGPGRAVLAGSLSMTLGLALLAVGMFVGLVPVAAVGLVFSGLGTGVWDVAMNVEGADVERRLGRSLMPRLHAGFSLGTVAGAGIGAACAALGIPLPVQLIGIVVLLPIVVAVAVRRFLPVPEATPEQTAAGSGVLTAWREPRTLVVGLMVLAFAFTEGSANDWVAIAMVDGHGTSETLGAIAFGFFVAAMTAGRMIGGTALERYGRVAVVRATAVIALAGLLLMLLGGSVPVALSGALLWGVGASLGFPVGMSAAADDPARAAARVSVVSSIGYTAFIAGPPLIGLLGEHAGILRALFVVLGALLLGLLAAGAARPLAPRPPN
- a CDS encoding aldehyde dehydrogenase family protein, with the protein product MPTLYIDGTWTSGSGGSDEVVNPFDASVIEAVDQAGPDDVERAVAAARRAFDTGPWPRTPAAERAALLRRVADLLVRDKEEIARTETLDTGKTLVESRIDVDDVTAVFRYYADLADKDSGRLVDTGKPAVVSRVVHEPVGVCVLITPWNYPLLQLSWKVAPALAAGNTIVIKPSEVTPLTSVLLVRLLEEAGAPQGVVNILLGDGRSVGAPLTEHPGVDMVSFTGGLATGQAIVRAGASTVKRVAVELGGKNPNIVFADSVRTDGDFETVVDNAVTAVFLHAGQVCSAGARLIVEDALHDDLVAEIGRRAERIRLGNGLDEGTESGPLVSAAQRTKIEDFVASAHDEGARLVAGGHRPEEPDLQKGFFYRPTVFADVHRGMRVIREETFGPILTVERFRTEEEAIALGNDTEYGLSGGVWTGDAGRAERVARALRHGTVWINDFGPYVPAAEWGGMKRSGNGRELGPTGLAEYQEHKHIWHNTEPAPARWFVS
- a CDS encoding LysR family transcriptional regulator, whose protein sequence is MELRQMQVVVAVAEAGGFSAAGRRLRLVQSAVSATVRAVERELGAPLFDRTTHRVVPTAAGEAFVAAARMALSAVDQVHTAVDAARGVLRGQVTLGVMQGLLGGLPRAIGAMRRAHPGVVVRLRQAPADEIVDAVREGTIDLAVVALTGRRRGLVSVELVRDRMVALVGPSSNLPDTAVSLSELARNPFVDFVPGWAVRQAVDRAFRAAGVERAAVFETNDILTAAELVRADLGVTIVPSALAAGFPDLPTVAIARHAPTWTAGVVHRRDRLVPAATALLEHLEGWGGRAP